The following proteins are co-located in the Mesorhizobium sp. M1E.F.Ca.ET.045.02.1.1 genome:
- a CDS encoding triose-phosphate isomerase has translation MTQPKQVWIGTSWKMNKTLAEARAFASGLSSDPGGDPRIQRFVIPPFTAAREVKAMLNDTTVKVGAQNMHWADEGAWTGEISPIMLKDCNLDIVELGHSERREHFGETDETVGFKTEAAVRHALVPLVCIGETLAEREAGRASEVLGRQVRSALSKLTAEQKTAPILLAYEPVWAIGANGVPATSDYADARQAEIIAAAGDVLERSVPCLYGGSVNPGNCAELIACPHVDGLFIGRSAWAVEGYLDILGRCAAAL, from the coding sequence ATGACGCAGCCGAAGCAAGTCTGGATCGGCACCAGTTGGAAGATGAACAAGACGCTGGCCGAGGCGCGCGCCTTCGCCAGCGGGCTTTCGTCCGATCCCGGCGGCGATCCGCGCATCCAGCGTTTCGTGATCCCGCCCTTCACGGCGGCGCGCGAGGTCAAGGCGATGCTGAACGACACCACGGTCAAGGTCGGCGCGCAGAACATGCATTGGGCCGACGAAGGCGCCTGGACCGGCGAAATCTCGCCGATCATGCTCAAGGACTGCAACCTCGATATCGTCGAGCTCGGCCATTCCGAGCGGCGCGAGCATTTCGGCGAGACGGACGAGACGGTTGGCTTCAAGACGGAAGCTGCGGTGCGCCACGCGCTCGTTCCGCTTGTCTGCATCGGCGAGACCTTGGCGGAGCGCGAGGCGGGCCGTGCCAGCGAGGTGCTCGGCAGGCAGGTGCGCAGTGCGTTGTCGAAGCTTACCGCCGAGCAGAAGACCGCGCCGATCCTGCTCGCCTATGAGCCGGTGTGGGCGATCGGCGCAAACGGCGTACCGGCGACCTCGGACTATGCCGACGCCCGGCAGGCGGAGATCATCGCTGCCGCCGGGGACGTGCTCGAACGCAGCGTGCCCTGCCTCTATGGCGGCTCGGTCAATCCCGGCAATTGCGCCGAACTCATCGCCTGCCCGCATGTCGACGGGCTTTTCATCGGGCGCTCCGCATGGGCCGTCGAGGGCTATCTCGACATCCTCGGCAGATGCGCCGCAGCACTCTAG
- a CDS encoding RpiB/LacA/LacB family sugar-phosphate isomerase, with protein MRLAVAGDSAGEGLAKVLADYLKDKHEVSEVSRTEAGPDPFYANLSDRVASDLLAGKYDRAILICGTGIGVCISANKVPGIRAALTHDTYSAERAALSNNAQIITMGARVVGTELAKAIADAYLKESFDPKGRSAGNVAAIDDVDAKYNAR; from the coding sequence ATGAGACTTGCAGTGGCTGGAGACAGCGCCGGCGAAGGCCTGGCGAAGGTTCTTGCCGACTACCTGAAAGACAAGCACGAGGTTTCGGAGGTGTCGCGCACGGAGGCCGGTCCCGATCCCTTCTACGCCAATCTTTCAGACCGCGTCGCCAGCGATCTGCTGGCGGGAAAGTATGACCGGGCCATCCTGATCTGCGGCACAGGCATCGGCGTCTGCATCTCGGCCAACAAGGTACCGGGCATCCGCGCCGCTCTCACCCACGACACCTACTCGGCCGAGCGGGCGGCACTCTCCAACAACGCCCAGATCATTACCATGGGTGCGCGCGTCGTCGGCACCGAACTCGCGAAGGCCATCGCCGACGCTTATCTGAAGGAAAGTTTCGATCCGAAGGGTCGGTCGGCCGGCAACGTCGCCGCCATCGACGACGTGGACGCCAAGTACAACGCTCGCTAG
- a CDS encoding EscU/YscU/HrcU family type III secretion system export apparatus switch protein, translating into MAEEAEEKKLPASDKKLRDARRKGQVPQSRDLVSGFTLFAALAYLYFAWPMLVEHVLDLVRIVTTPNGGFAEVSLRAIHHWLSTVMLITLPLVAIVVVLTAIFGMLGTFGPVFSFEPLKPQFDHINPAKGLQKILSLRNVIEFTKGLAKVVLLAGLFVFILIAWLQPLFDAPGCGPSCLEPVVQAVLTPFGIAAALAFVAIGLIDIPIQRWLFLRDMRMTTTEYKREHKDLEGDPLIRHEQQRQRREAVMQPARLGVKNAVIVFVSGDLAVALRYIKGETPVPTIVGKSQDRAANDMVAQARQAGIAVVEDPALAEALFERTNTGTYIGQEMFSPVVRHLVRLGLT; encoded by the coding sequence ATGGCCGAAGAAGCTGAGGAAAAGAAACTACCGGCATCCGACAAGAAGCTTCGCGACGCCCGGCGGAAAGGTCAGGTTCCACAGAGCCGCGACCTGGTTTCCGGCTTCACTCTCTTTGCAGCCCTTGCCTATCTCTATTTCGCCTGGCCGATGCTCGTCGAACACGTTCTGGATCTCGTGCGGATCGTGACGACACCCAACGGCGGATTCGCGGAGGTCAGCCTGCGGGCCATCCACCATTGGCTCTCGACGGTGATGCTTATAACCCTGCCGCTGGTCGCGATCGTTGTGGTGCTCACTGCTATCTTCGGCATGCTGGGGACATTCGGCCCGGTCTTCTCGTTCGAGCCGCTCAAACCGCAATTCGATCATATCAATCCGGCGAAGGGCCTGCAGAAGATCCTGTCGCTCCGCAACGTCATCGAGTTCACCAAGGGCTTGGCCAAGGTGGTGTTGCTGGCGGGCCTCTTCGTATTCATCCTGATCGCATGGCTTCAGCCGCTCTTCGATGCGCCGGGCTGCGGTCCGTCATGCCTGGAGCCGGTTGTCCAAGCGGTGCTGACGCCATTTGGAATTGCCGCCGCCCTCGCCTTTGTCGCCATCGGCCTGATCGACATTCCCATTCAGCGCTGGTTGTTTCTGCGCGACATGCGCATGACGACCACCGAGTACAAGCGCGAACACAAGGATCTCGAAGGCGATCCGTTGATCAGGCATGAACAGCAGCGGCAGCGGCGCGAGGCGGTGATGCAGCCTGCAAGGCTCGGCGTAAAAAACGCGGTCATCGTCTTCGTGTCCGGCGACCTTGCAGTGGCGCTACGCTACATCAAGGGCGAAACACCCGTACCGACGATCGTTGGCAAGAGCCAGGACCGCGCCGCCAACGATATGGTCGCTCAGGCACGCCAGGCTGGCATTGCCGTGGTCGAAGACCCGGCTCTCGCCGAAGCACTTTTCGAGCGCACGAACACTGGAACCTACATCGGCCAGGAGATGTTCTCGCCCGTCGTTCGCCACCTCGTCCGGCTCGGGCTCACTTGA
- a CDS encoding tetratricopeptide repeat protein, giving the protein MRQHVVFLPVVVLLALTGCQTTKTDADKAKAQAPSSQSERLIKLADDIDARGDSDTAIALYQRAAAMPDAKPIALVKAGEAYMRAGYPDQAAKAYQAALAKAPNDGQAMLGLGSAMIETGDVDAGMRALAQAAPLVNTSTAYNRLGVAQTFAGQTAEAQTTFAQALKLAPGDLDIETNMALAAALEGNSAAAHPLAQKVSAAPNAQLHHKRNIVVVYGLLGEEDQVKASPPIGLRPAHRWPRHPLEGQHSGQGQSARLYPRLTGRTSEGVFRRARCQDRWREQGRAGKAASARYSTGSVVCGVVGGALLAPPVGASSPSR; this is encoded by the coding sequence ATGCGGCAGCATGTCGTATTCTTGCCAGTCGTCGTCCTGCTGGCATTGACCGGTTGTCAGACGACCAAAACCGATGCCGACAAGGCGAAAGCGCAGGCCCCATCCTCGCAATCGGAACGCTTGATCAAGCTTGCGGACGATATCGATGCGCGCGGAGACAGCGACACCGCGATCGCGCTCTACCAGCGTGCGGCGGCGATGCCGGACGCCAAACCGATCGCCCTGGTCAAGGCGGGCGAGGCCTACATGCGCGCCGGTTATCCGGACCAGGCCGCCAAGGCCTATCAGGCTGCGCTCGCCAAGGCTCCCAATGACGGCCAGGCGATGCTCGGCCTCGGCTCGGCGATGATCGAGACGGGCGATGTCGATGCCGGCATGCGCGCCCTCGCGCAGGCCGCGCCGCTGGTCAACACCAGCACCGCCTACAACCGGCTGGGCGTGGCGCAGACATTCGCGGGCCAGACGGCCGAGGCGCAAACGACGTTCGCACAGGCGTTGAAACTTGCGCCGGGCGACCTCGATATCGAGACCAACATGGCGCTGGCGGCCGCACTCGAGGGCAATTCCGCCGCCGCGCATCCGCTGGCTCAGAAGGTCTCCGCCGCACCCAATGCGCAGTTGCACCACAAGCGCAATATCGTGGTGGTATACGGGCTTCTTGGTGAAGAGGACCAGGTCAAGGCTTCGCCGCCGATCGGCCTGCGACCTGCGCATCGCTGGCCAAGGCATCCGCTCGAAGGGCAGCACTCAGGCCAGGGCCAAAGCGCTCGGCTCTATCCTCGGCTAACGGGTAGGACGTCCGAAGGGGTTTTCCGTCGAGCTCGTTGCCAAGACAGATGGCGGGAGCAGGGCAGGGCGGGCAAAGCCGCATCTGCCCGTTACTCGACGGGAAGTGTTGTCTGCGGCGTCGTCGGCGGCGCGCTGTTGGCTCCGCCGGTCGGAGCTTCTTCGCCATCGAGGTAG
- a CDS encoding type II and III secretion system protein family protein, translating to MTIHDTAAGVRSAAFARRMDARRLAVAAACFLLAFLFMLADASAQNASPLPSKPTLDLPVGQGRLLRFNEPVESVLIADTTIADLQIVSPSLVYVFGLKPGLTNLIAVKADEQIEATAQFRVTPDVTPANEAKHAMQPNSATNLHIFGTRIVTTGEARGIDEARDLDNVARTFSPPEQPPLNNMTVQGSQQVNIRVRFAEVSRTELQSYGVDWSVGYKSGGFEFNMFQDNGVPSGDGNFGLHMDQAHGINFDVLIEALQRNGVVKILAEPNLTAVTGQTANFLAGGEIPVPIAQGTDVTTIQYKPFGVSLGFTPTLIGRNRIALHVQPEVSSLSDAGAVSANGFAMPSFVVRRADTTVEVASGQTFAIAGLFQQRTSRNLEKFPVLGDVPVLGPLFQSQRFQREETELVILITPYLVAPVRDSLATPLDRPAAKRHSRKRVNDASAMGLIVK from the coding sequence ATGACAATCCACGATACCGCAGCAGGCGTTCGGTCCGCCGCTTTCGCCAGGCGGATGGACGCGCGCCGGCTCGCTGTCGCGGCGGCCTGCTTTCTGCTGGCGTTTTTGTTCATGCTTGCCGACGCCTCGGCGCAGAACGCATCGCCACTGCCGAGCAAGCCGACACTCGACCTGCCTGTCGGACAGGGACGCTTGTTGCGGTTCAACGAACCGGTCGAATCCGTGCTGATTGCGGACACCACGATCGCGGACCTTCAGATCGTGTCACCGAGCCTGGTCTATGTTTTCGGCCTCAAGCCCGGCCTGACCAATCTCATTGCGGTCAAAGCCGATGAGCAGATCGAGGCAACGGCTCAATTCCGCGTCACGCCCGATGTCACGCCCGCCAACGAGGCCAAGCACGCGATGCAGCCGAACTCGGCGACAAACCTCCACATTTTCGGGACCCGCATCGTCACCACGGGCGAAGCGCGAGGCATCGACGAGGCGAGGGACCTGGACAATGTCGCGCGCACGTTCTCGCCGCCGGAGCAGCCGCCTCTGAACAACATGACCGTGCAGGGTTCTCAGCAGGTCAATATCCGGGTTCGCTTCGCCGAGGTCTCGCGCACGGAGTTGCAGTCCTACGGCGTCGACTGGTCCGTCGGATACAAAAGCGGCGGCTTCGAATTCAACATGTTCCAGGACAATGGCGTGCCTTCCGGCGACGGGAATTTCGGTCTGCACATGGACCAGGCGCACGGCATCAATTTCGACGTCCTCATCGAAGCGCTGCAGCGCAACGGCGTCGTCAAGATACTGGCCGAACCGAACCTAACTGCCGTGACCGGCCAGACCGCGAACTTTCTCGCCGGCGGCGAAATTCCGGTGCCGATCGCGCAGGGAACTGATGTCACAACCATTCAATACAAGCCTTTCGGCGTGTCCCTCGGCTTCACCCCGACGCTGATCGGCCGCAATCGCATCGCGCTCCATGTCCAGCCGGAGGTCAGCTCCTTGTCGGATGCCGGCGCCGTAAGCGCCAACGGCTTTGCCATGCCGAGTTTCGTGGTGCGGCGAGCGGACACGACGGTCGAGGTGGCAAGCGGCCAGACCTTTGCGATCGCGGGACTTTTCCAGCAACGGACCTCGCGCAATCTGGAGAAGTTTCCGGTTCTCGGCGATGTGCCGGTGCTTGGCCCGCTCTTCCAGTCACAGCGCTTCCAGCGCGAAGAGACGGAACTGGTCATCCTGATCACGCCCTATCTGGTCGCGCCGGTGCGCGACAGCCTCGCCACGCCGCTCGATCGTCCGGCGGCCAAGCGCCACAGCCGCAAGCGGGTCAATGACGCGTCGGCGATGGGCCTGATCGTCAAATAG
- the sctV gene encoding type III secretion system export apparatus subunit SctV produces the protein MTVSERLVQFLARLSRRSDLVIAILMLVAVVMMLVPLPTFLVDVLITANIAISVLILLASFYVSHPLQFSSLPSVILIATLFRLAITITTTRLILLQADAGEIITAFGTFVVGGSIAIGLVVFLIITVAQFIVVARGAERVAEVAARFTLDALPGKQMSIDAELRNGDIDQAEARHLRRQLERESQLFGAMDGAMKFVKGDVIAGIVIILVNLIGGFAVGTLQHDMSLGEAAATYSLLTVGDGLVAQIPALLVAVAAGTMVTRVGSADGTDDLGRQITGQLLRDSRALALAAVIMVGLAMVPGFPSIVFLVLGAAFGAGAYAVNRRTARDPEPHDIGETAMAEPLGRPASISATPVAALPSSSRVVVRVGAELAPSIPEPDFATLADGVRRELFGDLGIDVPPIGLQVDAKIPPRMIRIDLEGAPILDAEIPADRVLVEADLMHLDLLDVTYEKGLPIAGLRKVIWVDAHHVSALKEAGLSFSTPAQTAARWTANALRLYAGHFVGIQETRRLLSDMEPDYADLVRQAQEIVPLPKIAEVLRRLVDENVPIRNLRLILEALIEWGQREQDVVLLTEHVRTSLKRQISFRAAGRDNIIAAYVLQRSAEDILRSAVQNTSTGTFLNLSDDGAQSLVTEIERALSQSDTGVSPVVLAAMDVRRHMRSLLAHNAVELPVLSFQELAQEFNVQPLATIAGRSDKGRTRNVSQSLPPAQANAGQEATS, from the coding sequence ATGACCGTCTCGGAGCGTCTTGTGCAATTCCTGGCGAGGCTGTCCCGCCGAAGCGATCTCGTCATTGCGATCCTGATGCTGGTCGCGGTGGTGATGATGCTTGTCCCGTTGCCGACCTTCCTTGTCGACGTTCTCATCACCGCCAACATCGCCATCAGCGTGCTTATCCTGCTGGCTTCGTTCTACGTCTCCCATCCGCTCCAGTTCTCCTCGCTGCCGTCGGTCATCCTCATCGCCACCCTGTTCCGGCTGGCCATCACGATCACCACCACGCGACTGATCCTGCTCCAGGCCGATGCAGGCGAGATCATTACCGCCTTCGGCACCTTCGTCGTTGGCGGCAGCATCGCGATCGGCCTGGTGGTTTTCCTGATCATCACGGTCGCGCAGTTCATCGTGGTGGCGCGAGGCGCCGAACGCGTCGCCGAGGTGGCCGCGCGCTTCACGCTCGATGCGCTGCCGGGCAAGCAGATGAGCATCGATGCGGAGCTGCGCAACGGCGACATCGATCAGGCGGAGGCACGCCACCTGCGCCGGCAGCTCGAGCGCGAGAGCCAGTTGTTCGGCGCGATGGACGGCGCCATGAAGTTCGTCAAGGGCGACGTCATCGCCGGCATCGTCATCATCCTGGTCAACCTGATCGGCGGTTTCGCCGTCGGAACGCTGCAGCACGACATGTCGCTGGGAGAAGCCGCCGCGACCTACTCGCTGCTCACGGTGGGCGATGGGCTGGTCGCCCAGATACCGGCGCTGCTTGTCGCCGTGGCCGCCGGCACCATGGTGACGCGGGTCGGCAGCGCGGACGGCACCGACGACCTCGGCCGGCAAATCACCGGCCAGCTTCTGCGGGACTCCCGCGCGCTCGCCCTCGCGGCGGTGATCATGGTCGGCCTGGCCATGGTGCCGGGCTTCCCTTCCATCGTATTTCTCGTCCTCGGTGCCGCTTTCGGTGCCGGTGCCTATGCAGTCAATCGCCGCACTGCCCGGGACCCGGAGCCCCACGATATCGGCGAAACCGCAATGGCCGAGCCGCTGGGGAGGCCTGCGTCGATTTCTGCGACACCCGTCGCGGCGCTGCCTTCTTCCTCCCGCGTCGTCGTACGCGTTGGAGCCGAACTCGCGCCCTCTATTCCGGAGCCGGATTTTGCAACGCTCGCCGACGGCGTGCGCCGCGAACTCTTCGGCGATCTCGGCATCGACGTTCCGCCGATCGGCCTTCAGGTCGACGCGAAGATTCCACCGCGAATGATCCGCATCGATCTGGAAGGAGCACCTATTCTGGACGCGGAGATTCCTGCCGACCGCGTTCTTGTCGAAGCGGATTTGATGCATCTCGATCTGCTCGATGTGACTTACGAAAAGGGCCTTCCGATCGCTGGCCTGCGCAAGGTCATCTGGGTTGACGCTCACCACGTCTCGGCACTGAAGGAAGCCGGCCTCAGCTTCTCCACACCGGCGCAGACCGCGGCCAGGTGGACCGCAAATGCACTGCGCCTCTATGCCGGCCATTTCGTCGGGATCCAGGAAACCCGAAGGCTTCTGTCGGACATGGAGCCGGACTACGCGGATCTGGTCAGGCAGGCGCAGGAGATCGTTCCGCTGCCGAAGATCGCGGAAGTGCTTCGGCGCCTCGTCGATGAAAACGTGCCGATCCGCAATTTGCGGCTGATCCTCGAAGCGCTGATCGAATGGGGTCAGCGCGAACAGGACGTCGTTCTGCTTACGGAACATGTCCGCACGTCCCTGAAGCGCCAGATCAGCTTCCGCGCCGCGGGCCGCGACAACATCATCGCGGCTTACGTTCTGCAGCGCTCGGCCGAGGATATCCTCAGAAGCGCGGTGCAAAACACCTCGACCGGCACGTTCCTGAACCTCTCGGACGACGGCGCCCAGTCCTTGGTCACCGAAATCGAGCGAGCCCTGTCGCAGAGCGACACCGGTGTCTCGCCGGTGGTGCTCGCCGCAATGGATGTGCGCCGTCATATGCGAAGCCTGCTCGCGCACAATGCCGTCGAGCTCCCTGTTCTGTCCTTCCAGGAACTCGCCCAGGAATTCAACGTCCAGCCATTGGCCACGATAGCCGGGCGCTCCGACAAGGGCCGTACGCGCAATGTCTCCCAGTCGCTTCCGCCGGCTCAGGCGAATGCCGGACAAGAGGCGACCTCCTGA
- a CDS encoding EscD/YscD/HrpQ family type III secretion system periplasmic domain-containing protein, with product MDDSSSEEMQNAAEAENQLKQRLEQSGISTLTVERSPGRLVVSGLIPDDKNGAWTETQSWFDQAFGARTPLVSNVMIGNAEQPPRLTLQAIWYGARPYVIAADGARYHEGAFTNDGWTIKHIGETELVLTKGGATVALKYP from the coding sequence ATGGACGATTCGTCGTCCGAAGAAATGCAGAACGCTGCCGAAGCGGAAAACCAACTCAAGCAGCGTCTCGAGCAATCCGGGATAAGCACGTTGACCGTCGAACGGTCGCCCGGACGCCTGGTGGTCTCGGGTCTGATTCCGGATGACAAGAACGGCGCCTGGACGGAGACGCAGTCTTGGTTCGACCAGGCATTCGGCGCCCGCACTCCCCTGGTCTCCAACGTCATGATCGGCAACGCCGAACAGCCCCCGCGTCTGACGCTGCAGGCGATCTGGTACGGCGCGCGGCCCTATGTCATCGCTGCCGATGGCGCCCGCTACCATGAAGGTGCGTTCACCAATGACGGCTGGACCATCAAGCACATCGGCGAGACGGAACTGGTTCTGACGAAGGGCGGCGCCACGGTCGCGCTGAAATATCCGTGA
- a CDS encoding MurR/RpiR family transcriptional regulator: MQPSLSPWGTIQVAISGAARDEPRQIANAVYGSAIRIESPFGIYETVQFQLLRCRLAGSNFQDVQMGYIRMEKGPLAELLVERFENMPPQLRVAARFVLDHPKDVALMSMREQAHQAGVSHSTMMRLARWLGLDGYEDMRSLYARALRETAAGEPARQGGERDGASGFSTVGVVADALAAQISSLGEYGNAMQFIAAADLVGRSRNLFALGSRSAYPVASRFVHIMSFLAASDRRVTLVGDMAGQGLDALQLAGGGDVLLAVGMAPYDRTTIDVARQAARQGVGVVAITDSSVSPLTRIARETIIVASSSQSFFRSMAPAFAAVEILAAVTAMRSETNAAERVKQSEEQLAAFGIYWKPPR; this comes from the coding sequence TTGCAGCCATCATTGTCTCCTTGGGGGACTATTCAGGTCGCAATCTCCGGAGCCGCACGCGACGAACCCCGGCAGATTGCCAACGCAGTTTACGGCAGCGCGATCCGAATTGAAAGTCCATTTGGAATTTATGAAACAGTTCAGTTCCAACTGTTGCGTTGCCGGCTGGCGGGGAGTAACTTCCAAGATGTGCAAATGGGGTATATCAGGATGGAAAAAGGTCCTTTGGCCGAGCTGTTGGTCGAACGGTTCGAGAACATGCCGCCGCAATTGCGGGTCGCCGCGCGATTCGTGCTGGATCATCCCAAGGATGTCGCATTGATGTCGATGCGCGAGCAGGCGCACCAGGCCGGCGTTTCGCACAGCACCATGATGCGGCTGGCGCGGTGGCTTGGCCTCGATGGCTACGAGGACATGCGCAGCCTCTATGCGCGGGCGCTGCGCGAGACGGCTGCCGGCGAGCCGGCTCGACAGGGGGGCGAGAGGGACGGCGCTTCCGGATTTTCGACTGTCGGGGTCGTTGCCGACGCCCTCGCGGCCCAGATTTCAAGCCTTGGCGAATATGGCAATGCGATGCAATTCATCGCCGCCGCCGATCTCGTGGGAAGGTCCCGCAACCTGTTCGCCCTTGGCTCGCGCTCCGCCTATCCGGTCGCGAGCCGCTTCGTTCACATCATGTCGTTCCTGGCCGCGAGCGACCGCAGGGTGACGCTTGTCGGCGACATGGCTGGTCAGGGTCTGGATGCTCTCCAGCTTGCGGGAGGCGGCGATGTGCTGCTTGCCGTCGGCATGGCGCCCTATGACCGAACGACGATCGACGTGGCGCGCCAGGCGGCCCGGCAGGGCGTCGGCGTGGTCGCAATCACCGACAGCAGCGTGTCGCCGCTGACCCGGATCGCGCGGGAAACAATCATCGTCGCATCAAGTTCGCAGTCGTTCTTCCGAAGCATGGCACCGGCGTTCGCGGCCGTCGAGATCCTGGCGGCAGTGACGGCAATGCGCTCTGAAACGAATGCCGCGGAGCGGGTAAAACAGTCGGAAGAGCAGCTTGCTGCTTTCGGCATTTATTGGAAGCCTCCCCGATAG